The following proteins are co-located in the Malus sylvestris chromosome 13, drMalSylv7.2, whole genome shotgun sequence genome:
- the LOC126596121 gene encoding uncharacterized protein LOC126596121: MCNKGIACLSDSDSDSENPIDHQAVYLMDSPSATPHFGSNSTAASSPNSNEENPRVKFLCSFSGSILPRPQDGKLRYVGGETRIVSVPRDIKFDELINKMRELYEGAAVLKYQQPDEDLDALVSVVNDDDVTNMMEEYDKLGSGDGFTRLRIFLFSHPDQDSSSHYEGDERDNERRYVDALNNLNDSSEFRKQYPESPLTNPVDDLHIAEQFFSPMSLEGGLHSQRNCDISMAQYNLHQLKIPHAGSGQHHQPISQRYNEMEAPWSPAYYSPRHHAHLDPRPMAEFPSSPSSARYCMPFPDVPDKCLDRMPEEYARQPLNHQPPYEHQPQYSENVVWLPSGAIGGERSGFPGNIFHGNNAVEGNSICEHCQMTFQRNQPHFEQPIAANGFQHVANPSGKCTPNRETFVMNPDAKLHHEIYVSEQNTGPHHFSETPNHERGWTPHLHLNCRTEEARPHASGAGKLNDPYIVDGHINLPLGPNTVDDHHVTSNYVHHPAGPEMGNEVFHERSVAAPPHVHIAPVEEYGVRYGNFPYPYGGDNIYRGSHGHAPGPAVWRNVQSPMHAAPPYEASISAPQVNGSVNVGYLRREDSPVFSIGLDNQNIWVDTSQEMLGLEGKAVPPDYSYGHAVKLNSNPLCQENHQAYPPDRVQPTPDMINCAIPLDPNSVVRFEEKSSPGVNEVNLVDNMENPETEVINPNNHCDKNGGVVSLESINSNFAKLAEESGNVGKTSDEDQSTCELSKLSVNNLSFIPELIASVKKAALEGAEEVKTNAEESTDPEKSSSIDKEAAAKNLEQPNTPGDRELDSDSDNLNNSKIEPTRAEAEAIAKGLQTIRNDDLEEIRELGSGTYGAVFHGKWKGSDVAIKRIKSSCFAGRPSERERLIADFWKEALILSSLHHPNVVSMYGIVRDGPDGSLATVTEFMVNGSLKQFLQKKDRTIDRRKRLIIAMDAAFGMEYLHGKNIVHFDLKCENLLVNMRDPQRPVCKIGDLGLSKVKQQTLVSGGVRGTLPWMAPELLSGKSNMVTEKIDVYSFGIVMWELLTGDEPYRDMHCASIIGGIVNNTLRPQIPPWCDPEWKSLMESCWAPEPSQRPSFSEISQKLRNMAAAMNVK, from the exons ATGTGTAACAAAGGAATTGCCTGCTTGAGCGACTCAGACTCCGACTCCGAAAACCCAATTGATCATCAGGCTGTGTACTTGATGGATAGCCCTTCGGCTACCCCGCACTTTGGTTCTAATTCCACCGCTGCTTCGTCCCCCAATTCGAATGAGGAAAACCCGCGTGTTAAGTTTCTGTGTAGTTTTTCGGGGAGTATATTGCCCCGCCCACAAGATGGGAAGCTCCGTTATGTGGGAGGAGAGACGCGTATTGTGAGTGTTCCACGAGATATCAAGTTTGATGAGTTGATTAACAAGATGAGGGAGCTTTATGAAGGTGCAGCAGTGCTCAAGTATCAGCAACCCGATGAGGACCTTGATGCTCTTGTCTCAGTTGTGAACGATGATGATGTGACTAACATGATGGAAGAGTATGATAAGTTGGGATCTGGCGATGGTTTCACTAGGCTcaggatttttttgttttcgcaTCCCGACCAAGACAGCTCATCGCACTATGAGGGTGATGAAAGGGATAATGAGAGGAGGTATGTCGATGCTCTCAATAATTTAAATGATAGCTCCGAATTTAGGAAGCAATATCCCGAGTCCCCTCTTACTAATCCGGTTGATGACCTCCATATAGCAGAACAATTTTTTAGTCCAATGAGTCTTGAGGGTGGCCTTCACAGTCAGAGAAATTGTGATATATCCATGGCTCAATACAACTTGCATCAGCTCAAGATACCTCATGCAGGATCGGGGCAACATCATCAACCAATTAGTCAGAGGTATAATGAAATGGAAGCTCCTTGGAGTCCTGCATACTATTCTCCCAGGCACCATGCGCACCTTGATCCAAGACCAATGGCTGAGTTTCCTTCCTCTCCTTCCTCTGCACGGTACTGTATGCCATTTCCAGATGTACCCGATAAATGTTTAGATAGAATGCCTGAAGAATATGCACGACAGCCATTGAATCACCAGCCTCCATATGAACACCAACCACAGTATTCTGAGAATGTTGTATGGCTTCCAAGTGGAGCAATAGGTGGTGAAAGGTCAGGATTTCCAGGTAACATTTTTCATGGAAACAATGCCGTCGAAGGAAACAGTATTTGTGAACACTGCCAGATGACTTTCCAGAGAAACCAACCACATTTTGAGCAACCAATCGCGGCAAATGGATTTCAGCATGTTGCTAATCCAAGCGGCAAGTGTACGCCAAATAGAGAGACTTTCGTGATGAATCCAGATGCAAAGTTGCACCATGAAATATATGTAAGTGAACAGAATACTGGTCCTCATCATTTTAGTGAGACTCCAAATCATGAAAGAGGCTGGACTCCACATCTTCATTTGAATTGCCGGACTGAGGAAGCACGACCACATGCTTCTGGAGCTGGGAAATTGAATGATCCTTACATTGTAGATGGTCACATAAATTTGCCTCTTGGTCCTAATACTGTGGATGACCATCACGTCACTTCCAATTATGTTCATCACCCAGCTGGACCTGAAATGGGAAATGAAGTGTTTCATGAACGATCTGTGGCTGCTCCACCCCATGTACACATTGCTCCTGTAGAAGAGTATGGTGTTCGTTATGGAAATTTTCCTTATCCCTATGGAGGAGATAATATTTATCGGGGGTCTCATGGACATGCACCTGGACCGGCAGTATGGAGAAATGTTCAGAGCCCAATGCATGCTGCGCCCCCTTACGAAGCATCCATTTCTGCTCCACAAGTGAATGGTTCTGTTAATGTGGGATATCTCAGACGTGAAGATAGTCCAGTGTTTTCCATTGGATTAGACAATCAAAATATTTGGGTTGACACCTCGCAGGAAATGTTAGGTTTGGAAGGAAAAGCTGTTCCTCCGGACTATTCTTATGGGCACGCTGTGAAGTTGAACTCAAACCCACTCTGTCAAGAAAATCATCAAGCATATCCTCCAGACCGCGTTCAACCTACACCTGATATGATAAATTGTGCTATTCCTTTGGACCCCAACTCCGTTGTAAGGTTTGAGGAAAAGAGTTCACCTGGAGTAAATGAGGTGAATCTTGTGGACAACATGGAGAACCCTGAAACAGAGGttataaatccaaacaatcattgTGATAAAAATGGTGGTGTGGTATCTCTTGAGTCAATAAATTCGAATTTTGCTAAGCTTGCAGAAGAAAGTGGTAATGTTGGCAAAACAAGTGACGAGGATCAGTCTACTTGTGAACTTTCGAAGCTTTCTGTTAACAATTTGAGTTTCATACCGGAATTGATTGCTTCTGTTAAAAAAGCTGCTCTAGAGGGGGCTGAGGAGGTGAAAACCAATGCTGAAGAAAGTACCGACCCTGAGAAGAGTAGTTCAATAGACAAAGAAGCAGCTGCAAAAAATTTGGAACAACCG AACACTCCTGGAGACAGGGAATTGGATTCTGATAGTGATAATCTAAACAATTCCAAAATTGAGCCAACAAGGGCCGAGGCAGAAGCTATTGCCAAGGGATTGCAG ACAATAAGGAATGATGATCTAGAGGAGATCCGAGAATTAGGTTCTGGGACTTACGGGGCTGTGTTTCATGGGAAGTGGAAGGGGTCTGATGTAGCAATAAAGAGAATAAAGTCCAGTTGTTTTGCCGGGAGACCATCAGAAAGAGAACGTTTG ATTGCGGATTTCTGGAAGGAGGCTTTAATACTGAGTTCATTGCATCACCCAAATGTTGTTTCAATGTATGGTATTGTGCGAGATGGCCCTGATGGATCTTTAGCAACTGTGACCGAATTCATGGTTAATGGTTCTTTGAAACAGTTTTTGCAGAAAAAAGACCG AACAATTGATCGTCGTAAAAGATTGATCATAGCTATGGATGCTGCATTTGGGATGGAGTATCTGCATGGAAAAAATATTGTGCATTTTGATTTAAAGTGTGAAAATCTATTAGTAAATATGAGAGATCCACAACGGCCTGTATGCAAG ATTGGTGATTTGGGATTATCCAAAGTAAAACAACAGACTTTAGTGTCTGGAGGTGTTCGTGGAACTTTGCCCTGGATGGCACCTGAGCTTCTTAGCGGGAAAAGTAACATGGTAACAGAGAAG ATTGATGTTTACTCATTTGGAATTGTTATGTGGGAACTGCTTACGGGAGATGAGCCATATAGAGATATGCATTGTGCTTCTATAATTG GAGGTATAGTGAACAACACTCTGCGTCCTCAAATTCCCCCGTGGTGCGATCCAGAATGGAAGTCTTTGATGGAAAGTTGTTGGGCTCCTGAGCCTTCACAGAGGCCATCATTTTCTGAAATCTCTCAGAAGCTAAGGAATATGGCTGCTGCAATGAATGTGAAATAA